A genomic stretch from Primulina huaijiensis isolate GDHJ02 chromosome 14, ASM1229523v2, whole genome shotgun sequence includes:
- the LOC140956785 gene encoding uncharacterized protein, translating to MKIPDSTKRLEKKHVASEGQVQEDSESVRLVIPNEPRTPDADALQSQALARKRSLLWWIKAIIWCLISIIILLCFVKWGIPFLVQKVLFPILQWEATAFGRPVLALVLVASLALFPTFLIPSGPSMWLAGMIFGYGLGFVIIMVGTTIGMILPYLIGLLFRDRIHQWLKRWPRNAAMIRLAGEGSWFHQCKMVALFRISPFPYTIFNYAVVVTSMRFWPYLCGSVAGMIPEAFIYIYSGRLIRTLADVKYGNHHLTLVEIVYNVISFIVAIITIVAFTMYAKRTLNDLETAEGNDGDIAAIDNHKFELNMLPLEKHNP from the exons ATGAAAATTCCAGATTCAACTAAACGGCTGGAGAAAAAACATGTTGCCAGCGAGGGTCAAGTACAAGAAGATAGTGAGTCTGTGAGATTGGTTATACCAAATGAGCCAAGAACACCTGACGCAGATGCTTTACAATCTCAAGCACTTGCAAGAAAAAGATCACTTTTATGGTGGATCAAGGCCATAATTTGGTGTTTGATCTCCATAATTATCCTCCTTTGTTTCGTCAAATGGGGAATCCCCTTTCTTGTACAAAAG GTTCTTTTTCCAATCTTGCAATGGGAAGCAACGGCATTTGGTCGTCCAGTTCTTGCACTTGTTCTTGTAGCTTCTTTGGCTTTATTTCCCACATTTCTTATTCCTTCCGGTCCTTCCATGTGGCTAGCTGGTATGATTTTTGGATATGGCTTGGGATTCGTTATAATCATGGTTGGAACAACAATTGGAATGATCTTGCCATACTTAATCGGTTTACTTTTCCGTGACAGAATTCAT CAATGGTTGAAAAGATGGCCTCGAAACGCTGCTATGATAAGGTTAGCCGGAGAAGGAAGCTGGTTCCATCAGTGTAAAATGGTCGCCCTTTTTAGGATATCTCCATTTCCATACACAATATTCAACTATGCAGTAGTGGTAACAAGTATGAGATTCTGGCCGTATTTATGTGGATCGGTTGCAGGAATGATTCCAGAAGCCTTCATTTACATCTACAG TGGTCGACTGATAAGGACTTTAGCTGACGTAAAATATGGGAACCATCACCTAACTCTTGTGGAGATCGTTTACAACGTTATTTCATTCATAGTCGCGATTATCACTATTGTAGCCTTCACCATGTATGCGAAGAGGACATTGAACGATCTTGAAACAGCTGAGGGCAACGATGGTGACATTGCTGCCATAGACAATCACAAATTTGAGCTCAATATGCTTCCACTTGAAAAACACAATCCTTAG
- the LOC140957063 gene encoding uncharacterized protein — protein MSRLSIRPRPLDIHKKIPVVKSVKDFEDDEAPTSTRNYQILRLAVETDNEVQPVPGKKVASEIPTPEFVVVDTYERDYSRTFSQPTSYLRARGARAEIGEFVEYDLDNEDEDWLQDFNRERKTLAAEKLEIVIFKLEVLDHKARERAGIITPTLGLPIPVLLTFDAAVEALQSLSIKYGPFQSIYNYWKDKRERWQKPVLRRLQPPPPVNDTNPFNVFRPREKAHKLHTRRMQRRENNVQSFEKLRQVRRNLDHAKIILEALIKREEKKRELVESEVTLQRIQMMYKNETELLEDCFALPGIPAFPSKVASSEDEFFDSDDVANSRPHSRPAMVHNHPFSESKMVTVPVGGNTRRDVRRRVPQSWLRKLDPNEPVLLFTKPLRPDKLAAAGIIPPSDPSTPNGTSARSYNFHGRIGRGGRIVFDRWNPLMHTPIEYGDTLYAPPKPRHSTHS, from the exons ATGAGTAGGCTGTCAATTAGGCCTCGACCCCTCGATATCCACAAGAAGATCCCTGTTGTAAAATCGGTTAAGGACTTCGAGGATGATGAAGCCCCAACGTCTACTCGTAACTATCAGATACTTCGACTTGCTGTGGAGACTGATAATGAG GTGCAGCCAGTACCTGGAAAAAAAGTTGCTTCAGAAATACCAACTCCTGAATTTGTGGTTGTGGATACATATGAACGGGACTATTCTCGTACCTTCTCTCAGCCCACATCTTATCTGCGTGCAAGGGGGG CTCGGGCAGAAATTGGAGAATTTGTTGAGTATGATCTCGACAACGAGGATGAAGATTGGCTTCAAGATTTCAACAGGGAAAGAAAGACTCTTGCAGCTGAAAA ACtggagatagttatttttaagtTAGAGGTTTTAGATCACAAGGCACGTGAAAGAGCAGGAATCATTACTCCAACGCTTGGCTTGCCCATTCCAGTGCTTTTAACTTTTGATGCTGCCGTTGAG GCATTGCAATCTCTTTCTATCAAATATGGACCTTTCCAATCTATTTATAATTACTGGAAGGACAAG CGTGAACGATGGCAAAAACCTGTCCTTCGACGTCTGCAG CCACCTCCACCGGTCAATGATACGAACCCTTTCAATGTATTCAGGCCAAGGGAGAAAGCTCACAAGCTTCACACTAGGAGA ATGCAAAGAAGGGAAAACAACGTgcaatcttttgaaaagcttcgCCAG GTCAGGCGGAACCTCGATCATGCAAAGATAATTCTCGAGGCTCTCATCAAG AGAGAAGAGAAGAAACGAGAACTTGTGGAGAGTGAAGTCACCCTTCAAAGAATTCAAATGATGTACAAG AATGAAACTGAGCTCCTTGAAGATTGTTTTGCCTTGCCTGGTATCCCAGCCTTTCCAAGCAAGGTAGCGTCAAGTGAAGACGAATTCTTTGATTCTGATGATGTAGCTAACAGCCGTCCACATAGTAGACCTGCTATGGTGCATAATCATCCTTTCTCAGAATCAAAGATGGTGACGGTTCCTGTAGGAGGAAACACAAGGCGAGATGTGAGACGGCGCGTTCCTCAGAGTTGGCTTCGTAAACTG GATCCGAATGAGCCAGTATTGCTGTTTACAAAGCCTCTACGTCCAGATAAATTAGCAGCTGCCGGAATCATACCTCCATCAGATCCTTCGACCCCTAATGGCACATCAGCTCGTTCATATAATTTCCACGGAAGAATCGGCCGAGGTGGCAGAATAGTATTTGATAGATGGAACCCTTTAATGCATACACCAATTGAATATGGTGACACTTTATATGCACCACCAAAGCCCCGCCATTCGACACATAGTTGA